In Quadrisphaera sp. DSM 44207, one DNA window encodes the following:
- a CDS encoding LacI family DNA-binding transcriptional regulator, with protein MADVAARAGVSHQTVSRVINGHPSVRPATRDRVERAIADLGYRPNTAARALVTRQSHAIGVVSAATAHYGPTSTLLGLEEAARAAGYVVSVTVLADVGAAAMRAAVEHLMVQSVDALVVIAPQDAAVDAARAVEAAVPLVTVEVSAAGGVHGVSVDQETGARLAVRHLLALGHATVHHVTGPLDWLEARARASGWRAALAEAGAAVPQPLGGDWSPLSGYRAGQRLAAAAEPVTAVFAGNDQMAVGLVRALAEAGLDVPRDVSVVGFDDVPEAAFFAPPLTTVRQDFAELGRRCLQAVLARLAGAAPAARPVAPTLVVRDSTAPPRRAPGAR; from the coding sequence ATGGCCGACGTGGCGGCCCGGGCGGGGGTGTCCCACCAGACGGTCTCCCGCGTGATCAACGGGCACCCCAGCGTGCGGCCGGCCACGCGCGACCGGGTGGAGCGCGCCATCGCCGACCTCGGGTACCGCCCCAACACCGCGGCGCGCGCCCTGGTCACGCGCCAGTCGCACGCCATCGGCGTCGTCAGCGCCGCCACCGCCCACTACGGCCCCACCAGCACCCTGCTGGGGCTGGAGGAGGCCGCCCGCGCGGCCGGGTACGTCGTCAGCGTCACCGTGCTGGCGGACGTCGGCGCGGCGGCGATGCGGGCCGCCGTGGAGCACCTGATGGTCCAGTCGGTCGACGCCCTGGTGGTCATCGCGCCCCAGGACGCCGCGGTCGACGCCGCGCGCGCCGTGGAGGCCGCCGTCCCGCTCGTGACGGTCGAGGTCTCGGCCGCAGGGGGCGTCCACGGCGTCTCGGTCGACCAGGAGACCGGGGCGCGCCTGGCCGTGCGGCACCTGCTCGCCCTGGGCCACGCCACCGTCCACCACGTCACGGGCCCGCTCGACTGGCTGGAGGCCCGCGCCCGCGCCTCCGGCTGGCGCGCCGCGCTCGCCGAGGCCGGCGCCGCCGTCCCGCAGCCGCTGGGAGGGGACTGGTCGCCGCTGTCCGGCTACCGCGCCGGGCAGCGGCTGGCGGCCGCGGCGGAGCCGGTGACGGCGGTCTTCGCCGGCAACGACCAGATGGCCGTGGGCCTCGTGCGGGCCCTGGCCGAGGCCGGGCTCGACGTGCCCCGGGACGTGAGCGTGGTGGGCTTCGACGACGTCCCGGAGGCCGCGTTCTTCGCGCCCCCGCTGACCACCGTGCGCCAGGACTTCGCCGAGCTCGGGCGCCGCTGCCTGCAGGCCGTCCTCGCCCGCCTGGCCGGCGCGGCGCCGGCCGCGCGCCCCGTCGCGCCCACCCTCGTGGTGCGCGACAGCACGGCGCCGCCGCGCCGCGCGCCCGGCGCCCGCTGA
- a CDS encoding class I SAM-dependent methyltransferase, with protein sequence MPQELGGVLPSPNAWYHPEVYELEDRVVDPDGAVGAAVRSLLGPRGWEGLRVLDVGCGAGAGLARFATGPGAAARVVGVEPHPPLLEAARRRAAGLPGAGAVAGTAQRLPLPDASVDLAHARWAYFFGPGCEPGLAELARVVRPGGLSVVVDTDATRSTFGAWFRRAVPRHDPVAVERFWRRQGWRREQLLVRWAAPDRAAFEAVVRIEPPPAAADAALAEHPGTELDHALVLRWRRS encoded by the coding sequence GTGCCGCAGGAGCTCGGGGGCGTGCTGCCCAGCCCCAACGCCTGGTACCACCCCGAGGTCTACGAGCTGGAGGACCGCGTCGTCGACCCGGACGGCGCGGTCGGCGCCGCCGTGCGGTCCCTGCTCGGGCCGCGCGGCTGGGAGGGCCTGCGGGTCCTCGACGTCGGGTGCGGCGCGGGCGCCGGCCTGGCGCGGTTCGCGACCGGGCCGGGCGCGGCGGCCCGGGTGGTCGGCGTCGAGCCGCACCCGCCGCTGCTGGAGGCCGCGCGGCGCCGCGCGGCCGGCCTGCCCGGGGCCGGCGCGGTGGCCGGCACCGCCCAGCGGCTGCCCCTGCCGGACGCCTCGGTCGACCTCGCCCACGCGCGCTGGGCGTACTTCTTCGGCCCGGGCTGCGAGCCGGGCCTGGCCGAGCTCGCCCGGGTGGTGCGCCCCGGCGGGCTGTCCGTGGTCGTCGACACCGACGCCACCCGCTCCACGTTCGGCGCCTGGTTCCGGCGCGCCGTCCCCCGGCACGACCCCGTGGCGGTCGAGCGCTTCTGGCGCCGCCAGGGCTGGCGGCGCGAGCAGCTGCTCGTGCGGTGGGCGGCGCCGGACCGCGCCGCCTTCGAGGCCGTCGTCCGCATCGAGCCGCCCCCCGCCGCGGCCGACGCCGCGCTCGCCGAGCACCCGGGCACCGAGCTGGACCACGCGCTCGTGCTGCGGTGGCGCCGCTCCTGA